From Acidimicrobiales bacterium, the proteins below share one genomic window:
- a CDS encoding glycosyltransferase family 1 protein — MTDTVRLSLDVSAVPAEPAGAGRYTLGLAAALADRRDVELTLVSRSEDAERWRDLAPHAAVEAVAPAARPLRLAWEQTRLPMRLRRLPVDVHHGPHYTMPEASSMPRVVTIHDLTFFDHPEWHRRTRVPFFRRAIRVAARHAEALVCVSARTAERLAEISPPSGPVFVVPHGVDHERFRPDEPQPGADRAALTGLGITGAYVAFVGTLEPRKDVPTLVRAFDRMCGAHPGLSLVLAGGAGWGAVAVDRAVAESRDPDRIVRAGYVADADVAALLRQAAAVAYPSLEEGFGLPALEALACGAPLVTTTGSAMQEVVQGAAVLVTPGDVDGLAGALDLLVRRDDGLPTRRTRGLAVAARHNWEASAAGHLDAYRAAIASGKGPREPD, encoded by the coding sequence GTGACCGATACCGTGCGGCTCAGCCTCGACGTCAGCGCCGTGCCGGCCGAGCCGGCGGGAGCAGGCCGGTACACGCTCGGGTTGGCCGCCGCCCTGGCCGATCGACGCGACGTCGAGCTGACGCTGGTATCGAGGTCGGAGGACGCCGAGCGTTGGCGGGACCTGGCACCGCATGCTGCCGTGGAGGCGGTGGCACCCGCCGCCCGGCCGCTGCGCCTGGCCTGGGAGCAGACCCGGCTGCCGATGCGTTTGCGCCGGCTCCCCGTCGATGTCCACCACGGCCCCCACTACACGATGCCGGAGGCGTCGTCGATGCCGCGCGTCGTGACCATTCACGACCTGACGTTCTTCGACCATCCCGAGTGGCATCGTCGCACGCGGGTCCCGTTCTTCCGCCGGGCCATCCGGGTGGCGGCCCGCCACGCCGAGGCGTTGGTGTGCGTGAGCGCCCGCACCGCTGAGCGCCTGGCGGAGATCAGCCCCCCGTCGGGACCGGTGTTCGTCGTGCCGCATGGCGTCGATCACGAGCGCTTCCGCCCCGACGAGCCCCAGCCTGGTGCCGACAGGGCGGCTCTGACCGGCCTTGGGATCACCGGCGCCTACGTGGCCTTCGTCGGAACACTCGAGCCCCGCAAGGACGTGCCGACACTGGTGCGCGCCTTCGACCGAATGTGCGGGGCCCACCCGGGGCTCAGCCTCGTCCTGGCCGGCGGAGCCGGCTGGGGGGCCGTGGCAGTCGACCGCGCGGTCGCCGAGTCCCGCGACCCCGACCGAATCGTGCGCGCCGGCTACGTCGCCGACGCCGACGTCGCCGCCCTGCTGCGGCAGGCAGCCGCCGTCGCCTATCCGTCTCTGGAGGAGGGCTTCGGGCTTCCGGCGCTGGAGGCGCTGGCATGCGGCGCCCCGCTGGTCACGACCACCGGCTCCGCCATGCAGGAGGTGGTCCAGGGGGCCGCGGTCCTGGTCACCCCGGGCGACGTGGACGGGCTGGCCGGTGCCCTCGATCTCCTCGTGCGCCGCGACGACGGGTTGCCCACCCGGCGGACGCGGGGGCTGGCCGTGGCCGCCCGGCACAACTGGGAGGCCAGCGCCGCCGGCCACCTGGACGCCTATCGAGCGGCGATCGCGTCCGGAAAGGGCCCCAGAGAGCCCGACTAG
- a CDS encoding GDP-mannose 4,6-dehydratase produces MRVFVTGGQGFVGTWLQAHLREAGDDVDVAGPGLDIADAEGLRRALVDAAPDAVYHLAAFTHVGQSWDDPREVFRVNAEGTLNLLEAVRGCPSPPRVLLTSSAEVYGAVKPEHLPLTERSPLLPVSPYAASKVAAEFLGVQAHLGHGLPVIRARAFNHVGPGQAPAFAVSALAKRIVEAERVGGKHLSVGNLRPRRDFTDVRDVVRAYRLLILGGEAGGVYNVCSGDDVAIEEVAHRLLAIAGSDLELLVDPALERPADVPVLRGDSTLLRSATGWRPEIPLDATLRAVVDHWRAARG; encoded by the coding sequence GTGCGAGTGTTCGTCACGGGCGGGCAGGGTTTCGTCGGGACCTGGCTCCAGGCTCACCTCCGCGAGGCGGGGGACGACGTCGACGTCGCCGGCCCGGGGCTCGACATCGCCGACGCTGAGGGGCTCCGCCGTGCCCTGGTCGACGCGGCCCCCGACGCCGTCTACCACCTGGCCGCGTTCACCCATGTGGGCCAGTCATGGGACGACCCGAGGGAGGTCTTCCGGGTCAACGCCGAGGGGACGCTCAATCTGCTGGAGGCGGTCCGCGGCTGTCCCTCCCCGCCGCGGGTGCTGCTGACGAGCTCCGCCGAGGTCTACGGGGCGGTGAAGCCCGAGCACCTGCCGCTGACCGAGCGCTCGCCGCTGCTGCCCGTCTCGCCCTACGCGGCGAGCAAGGTCGCCGCCGAGTTCCTCGGGGTGCAGGCCCATCTGGGCCACGGGCTCCCCGTGATTCGGGCCCGCGCCTTCAACCACGTCGGTCCGGGGCAAGCGCCCGCCTTCGCCGTCTCCGCCCTGGCCAAGCGGATCGTGGAGGCCGAACGCGTGGGCGGGAAGCACCTGTCCGTCGGCAACCTGCGGCCGCGGCGCGACTTCACCGATGTACGGGACGTGGTCCGGGCTTACCGGTTGCTCATCCTCGGGGGCGAGGCCGGCGGGGTCTACAACGTGTGCTCCGGGGACGACGTGGCCATCGAGGAGGTCGCCCACCGTCTGCTGGCGATCGCCGGCTCGGACCTCGAGCTCCTGGTGGACCCGGCGCTCGAGCGTCCCGCCGACGTGCCCGTCCTGCGAGGAGACTCAACCCTCCTGCGATCGGCCACCGGCTGGCGACCCGAGATCCCCCTCGACGCCACGCTCCGGGCGGTGGTCGACCACTGGCGCGCCGCCCGCGGCTAG